A window of Mixophyes fleayi isolate aMixFle1 chromosome 10, aMixFle1.hap1, whole genome shotgun sequence contains these coding sequences:
- the THAP11 gene encoding THAP domain-containing protein 11, translating to MPGFTCCVPGCYSNSHRDKGLHFYTFPKDPELRHLWLKNVSRAGVTGCFNTFQPTNGHRVCSLHFHGGRKSYSIKVPTIFPLRGVNERKTRRGNAGDRSRKRHQPNYSPASTTVLVTTLPGQEQEVLELTAGGAEMMLLGTAPGMGTDMTVVEASAAAMGRSLGTVSGEQIIAEPNPVNLTVKLDSGGGPGISTHFTTASSHQQLQVVVVGEETYPIPEYYPSPQFADHSYSMSSGTTTEELLRKLNEQRDIIALMEVKMKEMKSSIRHLRITEVKLREEIRQKDKVLSMNSAKKKSEGNS from the coding sequence ATGCCTGGTTTCACCTGCTGTGTCCCGGGTTGCTATAGCAATTCGCATCGTGACAAAGGGCTGCACTTTTATACGTTTCCGAAAGATCCAGAGCTGAGGCACTTGTGGCTGAAGAATGTATCTAGGGCTGGAGTGACGGGTTGCTTTAATACCTTTCAACCCACCAATGGGCACCGAGTCTGTAGTCTTCACTTCCATGGTGGGCGCAAATCTTACAGTATCAAGGTGCCTACCATATTTCCCCTCAGGGGGGTAAACGAAAGGAAAACACGCAGAGGCAATGCAGGGGACAGGTCCAGAAAGAGGCATCAACCCAATTACTCGCCCGCGTCAACTACAGTACTGGTGACAACTCTGCCAGGACAGGAGCAGGAGGTCCTCGAGTTGACAGCAGGGGGTGCAGAGATGATGCTGCTTGGCACAGCACCTGGCATGGGTACTGACATGACAGTGGTGGAAGCTTCTGCAGCTGCGATGGGAAGATCTTTGGGAACAGTTTCAGGAGAGCAGATAATTGCAGAACCGAACCCAGTTAATCTCACAGTCAAATTGGATTCAGGAGGAGGACCTGGAATAAGTACACACTTCACTACAGCCTCATCCCATCAGCAACTCCAAGTGGTAGTAGTGGGAGAAGAAACTTACCCTATACCAGAGTACTACCCATCGCCTCAGTTTGCTGATCACTCCTATTCTATGTCTTCAGGTACCACCACGGAGGAATTGCTGAGAAAGCTCAACGAACAGAGGGACATTATAGCTCTAATGGAGGTGAAAATGAAAGAGATGAAGTCAAGCATTAGACATTTAAGAATCACTGAGGTTAAACTCAGGGAGGAAATCCGTCAGAAAGACAAAGTCCTGTCCATgaactctgcaaaaaaaaaatcagaagggAACTCATAA